In the Ctenopharyngodon idella isolate HZGC_01 chromosome 4, HZGC01, whole genome shotgun sequence genome, one interval contains:
- the LOC127510574 gene encoding uncharacterized protein LOC127510574 isoform X7: protein MSTKPKSHKAMGDGEWMARLRAFASSGVWPSGGGNRPSPRQRKWYDLYQKIEKCPMQAHGQTTLFGGSMACNCGFHTTKPATAASTSAASTYAAPPQSEASDTAPAPAPRTFLRPPPSLSMFTKSRFGGSQLASIKPNLVDRRSPSPSPPPSSRTPSPSPPGPSPPSTMRTPSLSPSTMRTPSLSPFSVRGRSPAPSSVRVPSPAPSSVRVPSPAPSSVRVPSPAPSSVRVPSPAPSSVRAPSPAPSSVRVPSPAPSSVRVPSPAPSSVRAPSPAPSTEEPGGVQPAPAGASASFWLPGEMSKTIPVQDQRWIANTLFHSGKLRPDLKLWYEPPVPALIYHQTPTPDRFFTHRLMVWMPYHLWKVRVSCPACGKNLTGYGVHKRARKVLDIDRYYLMVTETLRCTVCSLNYLSTSQTVRDQLDLPHQKMFRVILTRKYACDIRVIRLLRDRTLGNSPARLVRQLKENHGEEWLNRLAHYLGECADFVDRPSLFPVVCQEPPEPIDIPTSRWLLSVYGRDILCRIDHIKASITSTFGTILKMDSTKKITKKLAGHGRGTALWVTSIGNEVGQILTSVLSVQEGPGLNRMVAGVMERYRQAAVPPPVLLYVDCGCCISEGATSKLQTRFGQWPDLNIRLDIWHFMRRLAVGCTTDAHPLYPTFMGCLSACIFEWDAGDLSLLRQAKRKQLMHEGVPAITDLLVDRSISKKDLSLYCRRRTRGEEATIRLIERLLQELGGANGRDLMGVPLLDEVRMEHIWRVQKRHVKCIQDLPGVPLYTEVGTTKKAGVILTRYRCARGSTSLESFHCHLNRFIPGTSANALNFQLYLLEGLNRWNQDRGTAAVTSKPASLLTYSGDMAHCVNTNSLKVFGRPFVPTFRPPAKYTGELLGVDYLLDQTGKPLVVDPDSEETENMLEDVDEGEDEEDEGFGEDETHDITVSSLTDDPSFSVSSHFLPSSESLSSTQPAAPPAQPAASSTLAAAFSTQPAPSSQAVVSTLTAASSTLAAASFTQPAASSTLAAASSTQAVVSTLTAASSTLAAASFTQPAASSTLAAASSTQAVASTLTAASSMPGASASSDESVALDSSGLPGMDRVDSLAECLVELRNQPSLALTNQQVSNIVALWQNLLDYDKQRVVFAARYQSKLDTGRFRSPKKRQEFTPGVESVKRHALTTTAPLAQWPDCCRLIETIFVRLCAIHKSPKKKGTGTVSRWDLILGDYRKIRQRILANATVMQQTTLQLVDVSHTTLVQWHNRRVKRQDSAVLMQGLHLPSQLSVAADPLLPANVRPPSAPPQSGPAHQYHLPSSTVGQAQVKRKRNITSAPGVLSPPAEKPQTQRQLFPAPPPGAQLVMLTPMASQGLTGPVLVAAPQALRVSLSSAPPAPAAAPPVRKLTRHVPHNTCKKCGQFRTAETGHSQYKGVVYCPSVETVNKEQWLEEIKKKK, encoded by the exons CCTGCCACTGCCGCTTCAACTTCTGCCGCTTCAACTTATGCCGCACCTCCGCAGTCTGAAGCTTCAGACACGGCCCCTGCCCCAGCCCCACGGACATTCCTGAGGCCCCCTCCAAGTTTGTCAATG TTCACTAAGTCACGGTTTGGTGGGTCCCAGTTGGCTTCAATAAAGCCAAATTTAGTGGATCGAAGGAGCCCCAGCCCCTCTCCTCCGCCCTCTTCAAGAACCCCCAGCCCTTCTCCTCCCGGCCCCTCTCCTCCATCCACTATGAGGACCCCCAGTCTATCTCCATCCACTATGAGGACCCCCAGTCTATCTCCATTCTCTGTGAGGGGCCGCAGTCCTGCTCCATCCTCTGTGAGGGTCCCCAGTCCTGCTCCATCCTCTGTGAGGGTCCCCAGTCCTGCTCCATCCTCTGTGAGGGTCCCCAGTCCTGCTCCATCCTCTGTGAGGGTCCCCAGTCCTGCTCCATCCTCTGTGAGGGCCCCCAGTCCTGCTCCATCCTCTGTGAGGGTCCCCAGTCCTGCTCCATCCTCTGTGAGGGTCCCCAGTCCTGCTCCATCCTCTGTGAGGGCCCCCAGTCCTGCTCCATCCACT GAGGAGCCTGGAGGAGTCCAGCCAGCCCCTGCTGGGGCCTCAGCTTCATTCTGGTTGCCAGGTGAAATGAGCAAGACCATCCCTGTGCAGGACCAGCGGTGGATTGCCAACACTTTATTTCACTCTGGCAAGCTGCGGCCAGATTTGAAGCTGTGGTATGAGCCCCCTGTCCCAGCTCTCATTTACCACCAGACACCAACTCCTGACCGGTTCTTCACCCATCGGTTGATGGTGTGGATGCCCTACCACCTGTGGAAGGTGAGGGTGTCCTGCCCAGCTTGTGGCAAGAACCTGACGGGCTATGGTGTCCACAAGAGGGCTCGGAAGGTCCTGGACATTGACAGATATTACCTGATGGTGACAGAGACACTCAGGTGCACTGTGTGTTCTCTTAACTATCTGTCAACAAGTCAGACTGTCCGGGACCAGCTTGACCTGCCTCACCAGAAAATGTTCCGGGTGATCCTGACCCGCAA GTATGCCTGTGACATCCGTGTCATTAGGCTGCTTAGGGACCGGACGCTGGGCAACAGTCCAGCTCGATTGGTGAGGCAGTTAAAGGAGAACCATGGGGAGGAATGGCTGAATCGGCTGGCACACTATCTTGGGGAGTGTGCTGACTTTGTGGATCGACCCAGCCTCTTTCCGGTGGTCTGCCAGGAGCCTCCAGAGCCTATTGACATCCCCACCAGTCGTTGGCTGCTGTCTGTATATGGCAGGGACATCCTCTGCCGTATAGACCATATCAAGGCCAGCATCACATCGACTTTTGGCACCATATTAAAGATGGATTCCAccaaaaag ATCACAAAGAAGCTGGCTGGCCATGGACGGGGGACAGCACTCTGGGTGACCTCCATTGGAAACGAGGTCGGCCAGATACTGACCAGTGTCCTGTCAGTGCAGGAGGGGCCAGGACTGAACAGGATGGTGGCTGGTGTCATGGAGCGTTACCGCCAGGCAGCCGTTCCACCCCCAGTTCTGCTGTATGTGGACTGTGGCTGCTGCATAAGTGAGGGGGCAACCAGCAAGCTGCAGACCAGGTTTGGGCAATGGCCAGACCTCAACATACGGCTGGATATCTGGCACTTTATGAGAAGGCTGGCCGTGGGCTGCACCACAGACGCCCATCCCCTCTACCCCACCTTCATGGGATGCCTGTCTGCCTGCATCTTTGAGTGGGATGCTGGGGACCTCAGCCTGTTGCGGCAGGCAAAAAGAAAACAGCTGATGCATGAGGGTGTGCCAGCCATTACTGACCTCCTGGTGGACAGGAGCATCAGTAAAAAGGACCTCAGCCTTTACTGCCGCAGGAGGACACGTGGTGAGGAGGCCACCATACGCCTCATTGAGAGGCTGCTGCAGGAGCTGGGAGGGGCAAATGGGAGGGACCTTATGGGTGTGCCACTCCTGGACGAGGTGCGCATGGAGCACATCTGGCGTGTGCAGAAACGCCATGTCAAGTGCATCCAGGACTTGCCAGGAGTGCCACTTTACACAGAAGTAGGCACCACCAAAAAGGCAGGGGTCATCCTGACCAGGTATCGGTGTGCCAGAGGGTCCACATCCCTGGAGTCTTTTCATTGCCACCTGAACAGGTTCATTCCAG GAACCAGTGCCAATGCACTGAATTTCCAGCTCTACCTCCTGGAAGGCCTGAACAGGTGGAATCAGGATCGGGGGACTGCAGCAGTGACCAGCAAGCCAGCGTCCCTTCTCACCTACTCCGGGGATATGGCCCACTGCGTCAACACCAACAGCCTGAAGGTGTTTGGTCGGCCTTTTGTGCCAACTTTCAGGCCACCTGCCAAATATACTG GAGAGCTGCTTGGTGTTGACTACCTCCTGGATCAGACTGGAAAGCCCCTGGTAGTGGACCCCGACTCAGAAGAAACAGAAAACATGCTGGAGGATGTGGATGAAGGCGAGGATGAAGAAGACGAGGGCTTCGGGGAAGATGAAACACATGATATTACTGTGTCAAGTCTTACCGATGACCCAAGCTTCTCTGTCTCCTCCCATTTTCTGCCCTCTTCTGAGTCTCTATCCTCCACCCAGCCTGCCGCCCCCCCTGCCCAGCCTGCTGCCTCCTCCACCTTGGCTGCTGCCTTCTCCACCCAGCCTGCTCCCTCCTCCCAGGCTGTTGTCTCAACTCTGACTGCTGCCTCTTCCACCTTGGCTGCTGCATCCTTCACCCAGCCTGCTGCCTCTTCCACCTTGGCTGCTGCCTCGTCCACCCAGGCTGTTGTCTCAACCCTGACTGCTGCCTCTTCCACCTTGGCTGCTGCGTCCTTCACCCAGCCTGCTGCCTCCTCCACCTTGGCCGCTGCCTCGTCCACCCAGGCTGTTGCCTCAACCCTGACTGCTGCCTCCTCCATGCCAGGTGCCTCAGCATCTTCCGACGAGTCTGTG GCTTTGGATAGCTCTGGTTTGCCAGGCATGGACAGAGTCGACAGCCTTGCAGAGTGTCTTGTGGAGCTTAGGAACCAGCCCTCTCTGGCCCTCACCAACCAGCAG GTGAGCAATATTGTTGCTCTTTGGCAGAACCTGCTGGACTATGACAAGCAGAGGGTGGTGTTTGCTGCCAGATACCAGAGCAAGCTGGACACCGGGAGGTTCAGGTCCCCCAAGAAGAGGCAGGAGTTCACTCCAGGGGTGGAGAGTGTGAAGAGGCACGCACTCACCACCACTGCCCCACTTGCCCAGTGGCCAGATTGTTGTCGCCTGATTGAGACAATTTTTGTCAGGCTCTGTGCCATCCATAAAAGTCCCAAGAAGAAGGGGACTGGCACAGTGTCCAGATGGGACCTCATCCTGGGGGACTACAGGAAAATCAGGCAGCGCATTCTGGCCAATGCGACTGTTATGCAGCAGACCACCCTGCAGCTGGTGGACGTGAGCCATACCACCTTGGTTCAGTGGCACAACAGGAGGGTAAAAAGACAGGACAGTGCAGTATTGATGCAAGGGCTGCATCTGCCTAGCCAGTTGTCTGTGGCGGCTGACCCTCTACTCCCTGCCAATGTGCGCCCCCCATCTGCACCCCCCCAGTCAGGTCCGGCTCACCAATACCACCTGCCCAGTAGCACTGTGGGCCAGGCACAggtgaagaggaagaggaacaTCACTTCAGCCCCAGGGGTTTTGTCACCGCCAGCTGAGAAACCTCAAACCCAGCGGCAACTCTTCCCTGCTCCACCCCCAGGTGCTCAACTGGTGATGCTGACGCCAATGGCCTCACAGGGACTCACAGGGCCTGTCCTGGTTGCTGCTCCACAGGCTCTCAGGGTCAGCCTTTCCTCTGCCCCTCCTGCTCCTGCTGCTGCTCCGCCAGTTCGAAAACTGACCCGTCATGTGCCGCACAACACATGCAAGAAATGCGGGCAGTTTAGGACAGCTGAGACTGGGCATAGCCAATACAAAGGTGTTGTATACTGCCCCTCCGTAGAGACAGTTAACAAGGAGCAGTGGTTggaggaaataaaaaaaaagaaataa
- the LOC127510574 gene encoding uncharacterized protein LOC127510574 isoform X6 yields the protein MSTKPKSHKAMGDGEWMARLRAFASSGVWPSGGGNRPSPRQRKWYDLYQKIEKCPMQAHGQTTLFGGSMACNCGFHTTKPATAASTSAASTYAAPPQSEASDTAPAPAPRTFLRPPPSLSMFTKSRFGGSQLASIKPNLVDRRSPSPSPPPSSRTPSPSPPGPSPPSTMRTPSLSPSTMRTPSLSPFSVRGRSPAPSSVRVPSPAPSSVRVPSPAPSSVRVPSPAPSSVRVPSPAPSSVRAPSPAPSSVRVPSPAPSSVRVPSPAPSSVRAPSPAPSTEEPGGVQPAPAGASASFWLPGEMSKTIPVQDQRWIANTLFHSGKLRPDLKLWYEPPVPALIYHQTPTPDRFFTHRLMVWMPYHLWKVRVSCPACGKNLTGYGVHKRARKVLDIDRYYLMVTETLRCTVCSLNYLSTSQTVRDQLDLPHQKMFRVILTRKYACDIRVIRLLRDRTLGNSPARLVRQLKENHGEEWLNRLAHYLGECADFVDRPSLFPVVCQEPPEPIDIPTSRWLLSVYGRDILCRIDHIKASITSTFGTILKMDSTKKITKKLAGHGRGTALWVTSIGNEVGQILTSVLSVQEGPGLNRMVAGVMERYRQAAVPPPVLLYVDCGCCISEGATSKLQTRFGQWPDLNIRLDIWHFMRRLAVGCTTDAHPLYPTFMGCLSACIFEWDAGDLSLLRQAKRKQLMHEGVPAITDLLVDRSISKKDLSLYCRRRTRGEEATIRLIERLLQELGGANGRDLMGVPLLDEVRMEHIWRVQKRHVKCIQDLPGVPLYTEVGTTKKAGVILTRYRCARGSTSLESFHCHLNRFIPGTSANALNFQLYLLEGLNRWNQDRGTAAVTSKPASLLTYSGDMAHCVNTNSLKVFGRPFVPTFRPPAKYTGELLGVDYLLDQTGKPLVVDPDSEETENMLEDVDEGEDEEDEGFGEDETHDITVSSLTDDPSFSVSSHFLPSSESLSSTQPAAPPAQPAASSTLAAAFSTQPAPSSQAVVSTLTAASSTLAAASFTQPAASSTLAAASSTQAVVSTLTAASSTLAAASFTQPAASSTLAAASSTQAVASTLTAASSMPGASASSDESVALDSSGLPGMDRVDSLAECLVELRNQPSLALTNQQVSNIVALWQNLLDYDKQRVVFAARYQSKLDTGRFRSPKKRQEFTPGVESVKRHALTTTAPLAQWPDCCRLIETIFVRLCAIHKSPKKKGTGTVSRWDLILGDYRKIRQRILANATVMQQTTLQLVDVSHTTLVQWHNRRVKRQDSAVLMQGLHLPSQLSVAADPLLPANVRPPSAPPQSGPAHQYHLPSSTVGQAQVKRKRNITSAPGVLSPPAEKPQTQRQLFPAPPPGAQLVMLTPMASQGLTGPVLVAAPQALRVSLSSAPPAPAAAPPVRKLTRHVPHNTCKKCGQFRTAETGHSQYKGVVYCPSVETVNKEQWLEEIKKKK from the exons TTCACTAAGTCACGGTTTGGTGGGTCCCAGTTGGCTTCAATAAAGCCAAATTTAGTGGATCGAAGGAGCCCCAGCCCCTCTCCTCCGCCCTCTTCAAGAACCCCCAGCCCTTCTCCTCCCGGCCCCTCTCCTCCATCCACTATGAGGACCCCCAGTCTATCTCCATCCACTATGAGGACCCCCAGTCTATCTCCATTCTCTGTGAGGGGCCGCAGTCCTGCTCCATCCTCTGTGAGGGTCCCCAGTCCTGCTCCATCCTCTGTGAGGGTCCCCAGTCCTGCTCCATCCTCTGTGAGGGTCCCCAGTCCTGCTCCATCCTCTGTGAGGGTCCCCAGTCCTGCTCCATCCTCTGTGAGGGCCCCCAGTCCTGCTCCATCCTCTGTGAGGGTCCCCAGTCCTGCTCCATCCTCTGTGAGGGTCCCCAGTCCTGCTCCATCCTCTGTGAGGGCCCCCAGTCCTGCTCCATCCACT GAGGAGCCTGGAGGAGTCCAGCCAGCCCCTGCTGGGGCCTCAGCTTCATTCTGGTTGCCAGGTGAAATGAGCAAGACCATCCCTGTGCAGGACCAGCGGTGGATTGCCAACACTTTATTTCACTCTGGCAAGCTGCGGCCAGATTTGAAGCTGTGGTATGAGCCCCCTGTCCCAGCTCTCATTTACCACCAGACACCAACTCCTGACCGGTTCTTCACCCATCGGTTGATGGTGTGGATGCCCTACCACCTGTGGAAGGTGAGGGTGTCCTGCCCAGCTTGTGGCAAGAACCTGACGGGCTATGGTGTCCACAAGAGGGCTCGGAAGGTCCTGGACATTGACAGATATTACCTGATGGTGACAGAGACACTCAGGTGCACTGTGTGTTCTCTTAACTATCTGTCAACAAGTCAGACTGTCCGGGACCAGCTTGACCTGCCTCACCAGAAAATGTTCCGGGTGATCCTGACCCGCAA GTATGCCTGTGACATCCGTGTCATTAGGCTGCTTAGGGACCGGACGCTGGGCAACAGTCCAGCTCGATTGGTGAGGCAGTTAAAGGAGAACCATGGGGAGGAATGGCTGAATCGGCTGGCACACTATCTTGGGGAGTGTGCTGACTTTGTGGATCGACCCAGCCTCTTTCCGGTGGTCTGCCAGGAGCCTCCAGAGCCTATTGACATCCCCACCAGTCGTTGGCTGCTGTCTGTATATGGCAGGGACATCCTCTGCCGTATAGACCATATCAAGGCCAGCATCACATCGACTTTTGGCACCATATTAAAGATGGATTCCAccaaaaag ATCACAAAGAAGCTGGCTGGCCATGGACGGGGGACAGCACTCTGGGTGACCTCCATTGGAAACGAGGTCGGCCAGATACTGACCAGTGTCCTGTCAGTGCAGGAGGGGCCAGGACTGAACAGGATGGTGGCTGGTGTCATGGAGCGTTACCGCCAGGCAGCCGTTCCACCCCCAGTTCTGCTGTATGTGGACTGTGGCTGCTGCATAAGTGAGGGGGCAACCAGCAAGCTGCAGACCAGGTTTGGGCAATGGCCAGACCTCAACATACGGCTGGATATCTGGCACTTTATGAGAAGGCTGGCCGTGGGCTGCACCACAGACGCCCATCCCCTCTACCCCACCTTCATGGGATGCCTGTCTGCCTGCATCTTTGAGTGGGATGCTGGGGACCTCAGCCTGTTGCGGCAGGCAAAAAGAAAACAGCTGATGCATGAGGGTGTGCCAGCCATTACTGACCTCCTGGTGGACAGGAGCATCAGTAAAAAGGACCTCAGCCTTTACTGCCGCAGGAGGACACGTGGTGAGGAGGCCACCATACGCCTCATTGAGAGGCTGCTGCAGGAGCTGGGAGGGGCAAATGGGAGGGACCTTATGGGTGTGCCACTCCTGGACGAGGTGCGCATGGAGCACATCTGGCGTGTGCAGAAACGCCATGTCAAGTGCATCCAGGACTTGCCAGGAGTGCCACTTTACACAGAAGTAGGCACCACCAAAAAGGCAGGGGTCATCCTGACCAGGTATCGGTGTGCCAGAGGGTCCACATCCCTGGAGTCTTTTCATTGCCACCTGAACAGGTTCATTCCAG GAACCAGTGCCAATGCACTGAATTTCCAGCTCTACCTCCTGGAAGGCCTGAACAGGTGGAATCAGGATCGGGGGACTGCAGCAGTGACCAGCAAGCCAGCGTCCCTTCTCACCTACTCCGGGGATATGGCCCACTGCGTCAACACCAACAGCCTGAAGGTGTTTGGTCGGCCTTTTGTGCCAACTTTCAGGCCACCTGCCAAATATACTG GAGAGCTGCTTGGTGTTGACTACCTCCTGGATCAGACTGGAAAGCCCCTGGTAGTGGACCCCGACTCAGAAGAAACAGAAAACATGCTGGAGGATGTGGATGAAGGCGAGGATGAAGAAGACGAGGGCTTCGGGGAAGATGAAACACATGATATTACTGTGTCAAGTCTTACCGATGACCCAAGCTTCTCTGTCTCCTCCCATTTTCTGCCCTCTTCTGAGTCTCTATCCTCCACCCAGCCTGCCGCCCCCCCTGCCCAGCCTGCTGCCTCCTCCACCTTGGCTGCTGCCTTCTCCACCCAGCCTGCTCCCTCCTCCCAGGCTGTTGTCTCAACTCTGACTGCTGCCTCTTCCACCTTGGCTGCTGCATCCTTCACCCAGCCTGCTGCCTCTTCCACCTTGGCTGCTGCCTCGTCCACCCAGGCTGTTGTCTCAACCCTGACTGCTGCCTCTTCCACCTTGGCTGCTGCGTCCTTCACCCAGCCTGCTGCCTCCTCCACCTTGGCCGCTGCCTCGTCCACCCAGGCTGTTGCCTCAACCCTGACTGCTGCCTCCTCCATGCCAGGTGCCTCAGCATCTTCCGACGAGTCTGTG GCTTTGGATAGCTCTGGTTTGCCAGGCATGGACAGAGTCGACAGCCTTGCAGAGTGTCTTGTGGAGCTTAGGAACCAGCCCTCTCTGGCCCTCACCAACCAGCAG GTGAGCAATATTGTTGCTCTTTGGCAGAACCTGCTGGACTATGACAAGCAGAGGGTGGTGTTTGCTGCCAGATACCAGAGCAAGCTGGACACCGGGAGGTTCAGGTCCCCCAAGAAGAGGCAGGAGTTCACTCCAGGGGTGGAGAGTGTGAAGAGGCACGCACTCACCACCACTGCCCCACTTGCCCAGTGGCCAGATTGTTGTCGCCTGATTGAGACAATTTTTGTCAGGCTCTGTGCCATCCATAAAAGTCCCAAGAAGAAGGGGACTGGCACAGTGTCCAGATGGGACCTCATCCTGGGGGACTACAGGAAAATCAGGCAGCGCATTCTGGCCAATGCGACTGTTATGCAGCAGACCACCCTGCAGCTGGTGGACGTGAGCCATACCACCTTGGTTCAGTGGCACAACAGGAGGGTAAAAAGACAGGACAGTGCAGTATTGATGCAAGGGCTGCATCTGCCTAGCCAGTTGTCTGTGGCGGCTGACCCTCTACTCCCTGCCAATGTGCGCCCCCCATCTGCACCCCCCCAGTCAGGTCCGGCTCACCAATACCACCTGCCCAGTAGCACTGTGGGCCAGGCACAggtgaagaggaagaggaacaTCACTTCAGCCCCAGGGGTTTTGTCACCGCCAGCTGAGAAACCTCAAACCCAGCGGCAACTCTTCCCTGCTCCACCCCCAGGTGCTCAACTGGTGATGCTGACGCCAATGGCCTCACAGGGACTCACAGGGCCTGTCCTGGTTGCTGCTCCACAGGCTCTCAGGGTCAGCCTTTCCTCTGCCCCTCCTGCTCCTGCTGCTGCTCCGCCAGTTCGAAAACTGACCCGTCATGTGCCGCACAACACATGCAAGAAATGCGGGCAGTTTAGGACAGCTGAGACTGGGCATAGCCAATACAAAGGTGTTGTATACTGCCCCTCCGTAGAGACAGTTAACAAGGAGCAGTGGTTggaggaaataaaaaaaaagaaataa